The following are encoded in a window of Flavobacterium psychrotrophum genomic DNA:
- a CDS encoding helix-turn-helix domain-containing protein, whose protein sequence is MKIILQILLLLHTTFLFAQNVNNLDRLEKRLNELRNTNPEEVIKTGQYILDHSSSDRQKSNALVFMSFAYFAKKDTQKFTDLLFKAKETAEATNDPEVTTQVYGTIAQMYLKIEFKDKATEYILKAIDEIQKLSEGDNKHMLRGLSYIELGKIEFADKKYGSANMHFRHSLTEFTTMNENSPYFVKRSYYNLADCMYEMGKLDSSLVYLEKVLEIKQNPSVNPYALFTLANIYTKEKQYQRAIDTLSAVLGRDDFQDDTLKSEIYLAILKNYKILGNTKKYDFFNERYLALKSEISNNNLNTIKSVVKIEEKNYTNKITSAQRQNNRLLILLGLTLAIGTGILLYLRYKKKIQKKQYEAIISQLNRAEQPELPHVLMSAKETGSLGISPEIEKEILEKLVRFEQSGKFTNPKLSISTVATQLKTNTTYLSQIVNKYKGKNFSAYINDLRINYICDKIHNNPEYLAYKISYLGEVAGFTSHSTFTTTFRSITGMSPSTFLREADKSNKLLKGVDL, encoded by the coding sequence GTGAAAATAATACTCCAGATACTTTTATTACTACATACAACTTTTTTGTTTGCACAAAATGTAAATAATCTGGATCGTCTGGAAAAAAGATTAAACGAATTAAGAAATACAAATCCTGAAGAGGTTATAAAAACAGGGCAGTATATTTTAGATCATTCCTCATCAGACCGGCAAAAATCTAATGCTCTTGTATTTATGTCATTTGCTTATTTTGCTAAAAAAGACACTCAAAAGTTTACCGACCTTCTTTTTAAAGCAAAAGAAACAGCCGAAGCAACAAATGATCCGGAAGTTACCACGCAGGTATATGGAACAATTGCCCAAATGTATTTAAAGATTGAATTTAAAGATAAGGCTACAGAATACATACTAAAAGCCATTGACGAAATTCAAAAATTGTCCGAAGGAGATAATAAACATATGCTAAGAGGACTATCTTACATAGAATTAGGGAAAATTGAATTTGCCGATAAGAAATATGGCAGTGCAAACATGCACTTCAGGCATTCTTTAACCGAATTTACTACCATGAACGAGAATTCTCCTTATTTTGTTAAGCGCTCTTATTACAACTTAGCCGATTGTATGTATGAGATGGGTAAGCTGGACTCTTCTTTAGTATATTTGGAAAAGGTTTTGGAAATCAAACAAAACCCTTCTGTAAATCCATATGCCTTGTTTACCCTTGCAAATATTTATACAAAAGAAAAACAATATCAAAGAGCTATCGATACACTTTCGGCAGTTTTAGGGCGCGATGATTTTCAGGATGATACCCTTAAATCAGAAATATATCTTGCAATTCTAAAAAACTATAAAATATTAGGTAACACTAAAAAATATGATTTTTTTAATGAAAGATATTTAGCCCTCAAAAGCGAAATATCTAACAATAATCTTAACACTATTAAAAGCGTCGTTAAGATTGAAGAAAAAAATTATACGAATAAGATTACTTCTGCCCAAAGGCAAAATAACAGGCTGCTAATATTACTTGGACTAACTTTAGCAATTGGTACTGGCATATTGTTGTATTTACGATACAAAAAGAAAATACAGAAAAAACAATATGAAGCCATAATAAGCCAGTTGAACAGAGCAGAACAACCTGAATTACCTCATGTTTTAATGTCTGCTAAAGAAACCGGAAGCCTGGGTATTTCTCCTGAGATAGAGAAGGAAATTTTAGAAAAGCTGGTTAGGTTTGAGCAGTCTGGTAAATTTACAAACCCAAAGCTTAGTATATCAACAGTTGCTACCCAACTAAAAACAAATACAACCTATCTTTCCCAAATTGTAAATAAATATAAGGGGAAGAATTTTAGCGCATATATTAACGATTTACGGATTAATTATATCTGCGATAAGATTCATAATAACCCAGAATACCTTGCATATAAAATTAGTTATCTTGGCGAAGTAGCGGGTTTTACATCTCATAGTACTTTTACAACCACTTTTAGAAGCATTACAGGTATGTCTCCCTCAACTTTTCTTCGAGAAGCAGATAAAAGTAATAAATTACTAAAAGGTGTTGATTTGTAG